In Ascaphus truei isolate aAscTru1 chromosome 7, aAscTru1.hap1, whole genome shotgun sequence, one genomic interval encodes:
- the LOC142499224 gene encoding galectin-4-like, whose amino-acid sequence MAFLPAPGYQPAYNPPIPYTTAIAGGLRVGMAVFIQALVPSPHNRFEINFSTGQYDGSDIAFHLNARYDGRDRVAFNSYQGGSWMEEELKKDMPFKPGKVFQLVFEITKGNFQVTVNASPFHEFAHRIPLERVQWLQVKGDITIQALCVIASGPGTGGPKGGSLLMSAPQGDLLPMLGPPIINPILPFVANIRGGMIPKRTVVVKGLVSSSAKSFIINFKVGFSNDIALHINVRMNKSLVIRNSFLNGAWGEEEKDLPKSPFKQGDFFDLSVRSGEQNFKVYVNGQHCFNFKHRLQNLQQIDTLDVTGDLKLCFVHF is encoded by the exons ATGGCtttcctacctgctcctggctacCAGCCGGCCTACAATCCC CCTATCCCTTACACCACGGCGATCGCTGGGGGTTTACGCGTGGGAATGGCTGTGTTTATTCAGGCTTTGGTGCCCAGTCCCCATAATAG gttcGAGATAAATTTTTCCACGGGTCAGTACGACGGCTCGGATATCGCCTTCCACCTGAACGCTCGTTATGACGGTCGGGACCGTGTCGCGTTTAACTCATACCAGGGAGGAAGTTGGATGGAAGAGGAATTGAAGAAGGATATGCCCTTCAAACCCGGGAAGGTCTTCCAGCTCGTCTTTGAAATTACTAAGGGCAACTTCCAG GTGACAGTGAACGCGTCTCCATTCCATGAATTTGCTCACCGGATCCCTCTGGAGCGGGTTCAGTGGCTACAGGTGAAGGGAGACATCACAATACAGGCTCTCTGCGTCATTGCGAGCGGCCCAGGAACTGGTGGACCTAAAGGCGGG AGTCTCCTCATGTCAGCCCCACAAGGTGATCTCCTG CCAATGCTGGGTCCCCCCATTATTAACCCG ATCCTCCCATTCGTAGCAAATATTCGCGGGGGGATGATCCCGAAACGCACTGTTGTTGTGAAGGGCCTTGTCTCGTCCAGTGCCAAAAG cttcattataaactttaagGTTGGATTCAGCAATGACATCGCTCTGCACATAAACGTTCGTATGAACAAGTCCCTGGTGATCAGGAATAGCTTTTTGAACGGAGcctggggggaagaggagaaagaCCTACCGAAAAGCCCCTTTAAGCAGGGGGACTTCTTTGAT ctCTCTGTCCGCAGTGGGGAGCAGAACTTTAAGGTCTATGTGAATGGCCAGCACTGCTTCAACTTCAAGCATCGTCTTCAGAATCTGCAGCAGATTGACACACTGGATGTGACTGGGGATCTAAAGCTCTGTTTCGTTCACTTCTAA
- the LOC142498530 gene encoding galectin-4-like isoform X1, with amino-acid sequence METSHVCHPSIPYTTEIAGGLHVGMAVYIQGILPIHHERFEVQFSTGQSEGSDIAFHMNACFDGHNRVVFNSYQGGRWGDEEMKEMPIKHGDLFSLLVEVTEKNYQVIVNGSPFYQFTHRLSPGQVQHLQVDGDITVHGLSISSKCSELCPMSQQ; translated from the exons ATGGAGACATCACATGTGTGTCACCCT TCCATCCCTTATACCACAGAGATTGCTGGAGGTCTGCACGTGGGAATGGCTGTGTATATTCAGGGAATTCTCCCCATTCACCATGAGAG GTTTGAGGTGCAATTTTCCACGGGTCAGTCTGAGGGCTCGGACATCGCCTTCCACATGAATGCTTGTTTCGATGGCCATAACCGCGTCGTGTTTAACTCCTACCAGGGAGGAAGATGGGGGGACGAGGAGATGAAGGAGATGCCAATCAAACACGGGGACCTGTTCAGTTTGCTTGTTGAAGTCACCGAGAAGAATTACCAA GTCATAGTGAACGGATCCCCTTTCTATCAGTTCACACACAGACTATCCCCTGGACAAGTCCAGCATTTGCAGGTGGATGGAGATATTACTGTCCATGGTCTGAGCATCTCCAGCAAGTG TTCTGAGCTCTGCCCCATGAGCCAGCAGTGA
- the LOC142498530 gene encoding galectin-6-like isoform X2 yields the protein MCVTLFEVQFSTGQSEGSDIAFHMNACFDGHNRVVFNSYQGGRWGDEEMKEMPIKHGDLFSLLVEVTEKNYQVIVNGSPFYQFTHRLSPGQVQHLQVDGDITVHGLSISSKCSELCPMSQQ from the exons ATGTGTGTCACCCT GTTTGAGGTGCAATTTTCCACGGGTCAGTCTGAGGGCTCGGACATCGCCTTCCACATGAATGCTTGTTTCGATGGCCATAACCGCGTCGTGTTTAACTCCTACCAGGGAGGAAGATGGGGGGACGAGGAGATGAAGGAGATGCCAATCAAACACGGGGACCTGTTCAGTTTGCTTGTTGAAGTCACCGAGAAGAATTACCAA GTCATAGTGAACGGATCCCCTTTCTATCAGTTCACACACAGACTATCCCCTGGACAAGTCCAGCATTTGCAGGTGGATGGAGATATTACTGTCCATGGTCTGAGCATCTCCAGCAAGTG TTCTGAGCTCTGCCCCATGAGCCAGCAGTGA